In Micromonospora sp. WMMD980, the following are encoded in one genomic region:
- a CDS encoding AbfB domain-containing protein gives MVAVLTLAGVVAALAAPGAARPAAAAGGTPVDGQAALYPRAVRLASSGAANGRVILTVTQFPAGGPVAGIYESTTDGPFRRVGTVTDPEARRGLCCTTLFELPRPLGGLPAGTLLWAGSVGQDGGSDRRMSIRVWASNDVGRTWRYLSTVAQSGNAGGLWEPEFFLDAAGRLVAHLADESQPGRSQVLVQSISTDGLTWSTRSPIVTGPQPGHRPGMPAVRRMPNGTYLLAYEVCGFGGQYDCAVRSRTSVDGTTWGDPARLDPVVQTADGRYLTATPTLATTATGRVLLVAQRVRNADGTEAALNGRALFVNLDNGRGSWYPAPAPVAVPGARPGVCPNYSPTLVPSADGSALLQVSTDDAADGTCRAYSASALLPPSSARPGRFVGGAGSCVDVAGGGAANGAAVQLWQCNDAPVQRWTLRPDGSVGAQGRCLDVPGAASGAGTRLQIWDCNGSPAQQWLRRGDALVNPNSGRCLDAPGGATANGTRLQLWDCNGLAPQRFPFVAAVDHPPQLRPGSTVSLRVTTPGFTDRYLRHRNFLSVTSVLDAGAAEPDRRDATFRVQSGLADPTCVSLAAVNVSGAYLRHRDFRVRLDSFTDTALFRADATFCPESTPGGVRLRSLNLTDRYLRHYDATGYIAEPAGGNAFDNPAHFDDDTVWQPTAPLAP, from the coding sequence GTGGTCGCCGTCCTGACCCTCGCCGGCGTCGTCGCCGCGCTCGCCGCACCCGGGGCCGCCCGCCCGGCCGCGGCGGCTGGCGGGACACCCGTCGACGGTCAGGCCGCCCTCTATCCACGCGCGGTACGGCTTGCCAGCTCCGGCGCCGCGAACGGGCGGGTGATCCTCACCGTCACGCAGTTCCCGGCCGGCGGACCGGTCGCGGGCATCTACGAGAGCACCACCGACGGTCCCTTCCGCCGCGTCGGCACGGTCACCGACCCGGAGGCTCGGCGGGGCCTGTGCTGCACCACGCTGTTCGAGCTGCCGCGACCGCTCGGCGGGCTGCCCGCTGGCACCTTGCTCTGGGCGGGCAGCGTCGGTCAGGACGGCGGGTCCGACCGGCGCATGTCGATCCGCGTCTGGGCGAGCAACGACGTGGGCCGCACCTGGCGCTACCTGTCCACCGTCGCCCAGTCGGGCAACGCCGGCGGGCTGTGGGAACCGGAGTTCTTCCTCGACGCGGCCGGCCGCCTTGTCGCGCACCTCGCCGACGAGAGCCAGCCCGGCCGAAGCCAGGTCCTCGTGCAGTCGATCAGCACCGACGGGCTCACCTGGTCAACGCGGTCGCCGATCGTGACCGGACCGCAGCCGGGGCACCGCCCCGGCATGCCCGCCGTCCGCCGGATGCCCAACGGCACCTACCTGCTGGCGTACGAGGTGTGCGGCTTCGGCGGCCAGTACGACTGCGCGGTGCGCTCCCGCACCTCCGTGGACGGAACGACCTGGGGCGACCCGGCCCGGCTCGACCCCGTGGTCCAGACCGCGGACGGGCGCTACCTGACCGCCACCCCCACGCTCGCCACCACCGCGACCGGCCGTGTGCTGCTCGTCGCGCAGCGGGTCCGTAACGCCGACGGCACCGAGGCCGCCCTCAACGGCCGAGCGCTGTTCGTCAACCTGGACAACGGTCGAGGCTCCTGGTATCCGGCACCCGCTCCGGTGGCGGTGCCCGGCGCGCGTCCCGGCGTCTGCCCCAACTACAGCCCCACTCTGGTGCCATCCGCCGACGGCTCCGCACTGTTGCAGGTCAGCACCGATGACGCTGCCGACGGCACCTGTCGCGCCTACTCGGCCTCCGCGCTGCTGCCGCCGAGTTCGGCGCGCCCCGGACGCTTCGTCGGCGGCGCCGGAAGCTGCGTCGACGTCGCGGGCGGCGGCGCGGCCAACGGCGCCGCGGTGCAACTGTGGCAGTGCAACGACGCACCGGTGCAGCGGTGGACCCTGCGACCCGACGGATCGGTCGGCGCCCAGGGACGGTGCCTGGACGTGCCCGGGGCAGCATCCGGGGCCGGCACCAGACTGCAGATCTGGGACTGCAACGGCTCACCGGCCCAGCAGTGGCTGCGCCGCGGCGACGCACTGGTCAACCCGAACTCCGGCCGGTGCCTCGACGCACCCGGCGGCGCGACCGCCAACGGCACCCGCCTGCAACTGTGGGACTGCAACGGTCTCGCGCCACAACGCTTCCCGTTCGTCGCGGCGGTGGATCACCCACCGCAACTGCGTCCCGGAAGCACCGTCTCCCTGCGCGTCACCACACCCGGGTTCACCGACCGCTACCTGCGCCATCGGAACTTCCTCTCGGTGACGTCGGTGCTCGACGCCGGCGCCGCCGAGCCCGACCGACGCGACGCGACGTTCCGCGTCCAGTCAGGGCTGGCGGACCCGACCTGCGTCTCCCTGGCGGCCGTCAACGTCTCCGGCGCCTACCTGCGGCACCGCGACTTCCGGGTACGGCTGGACAGCTTCACCGACACCGCGCTGTTCCGCGCCGACGCCACCTTCTGCCCGGAGAGCACCCCGGGCGGAGTCCGCCTCCGCTCACTCAACCTGACCGACCGCTACCTGCGGCACTACGACGCCACCGGATACATCGCCGAGCCCGCAGGCGGCAACGCCTTCGACAACCCCGCCCACTT